The DNA window TTCAGAAACAATTAAAAATTATATTTCGATATATAAAAGTGGGCTTGAAGAAGAGCTAATTAAATTAAGGGTAAAAAGTAAGGAAAAGATATTAAAGTATTTTAAAGCTACGGAAGAAGACTGGCTGGATTATAGATGGCATTTAAAGAATGTAATTACGAAGCTTGACACTCTTGAAGATTTGATAAAGCTTGATTCCGATGAGAGAATTGCGATAAAACTTGCAAATAAATATAATATTCCCTTTGGGATAACGCCATATTATCTTTCTTTAATGGATTTAAATGGCAGGACGGAACATGATTATAGCATAAGGTCTCAGGTTATACCTACACTGGGGGTTGTGAAAAGGCTTTCTGAAAGGTGGAATGAGAGATTTTCAGCATTTGATTTTATGAAGGAAGCCTACACTTCTCCGATTGACTTGATAACAAGAAGATATCCCCAAATTGTGATATTGAAACCTGTAAGCACCTGTTCGCAAATATGTACTTATTGTCAGAGAAATTGGGAGATAAATAGTGTATTTGATAAAAACGCTATTGCTTCAAAGGTGAAGATAAGAGAAGCTATTTGTTGGATTAAAGAGAATGAATGTATAGAGGAAGTATTAATAACTGGTGGCGATCCTTTTATACTTTCTGATAATAGACTGGAAGAATTATTATCTCAACTGTCGAAAATAGATCATATAAAGCGTATCAGAATTGGAACTAGGATGATTGTCACTTTACCATATAGAATTACTGATAATCTTGTTAGAATTCTGGATAAATATCACATTTTTGGCAGAAGGGAAATAGCGATAGTCTCACATTTCGAGCATGTATCTGAAGTTACACCAGATGTAGTAAAGGCGGTTAAAAAAATTAGAAAGGCAGGAATAAGTATTTATAATCAGGAAGTTTTCACTTTTGCGAATAGCAGGCGTTTTGAATCAGTTGCATTAAGAAAATTATTAAAAATTTGTGGAATAGACCCTTACTATATTTTTAACACAAAGGGGAAGGAAGAAACCAAGGATTATATGGTACCAATTGCAAGGTTACTCCAGGAAAGAAAAGAAGAGGCACGGCTTGTACCTGGTCTTGATAGAACAGATGAACCGGTTTTTAATGTACCAGGGCTGGGGAAAAATTACTTAAAGTCTTTTCAGGATCATAAGGTAGTAATGATTTTATCAGACGGTAGTAGAGTTTATGAATTTCATCCATGGGAAAAAAATATTAAAAATACCGATGTCTACTACTATAAAGATGTACCTATATTTGATTATTTAATGAGATTAAAACATTTAAGGAACGAGGATATAGAAGCTTATAAAACAATCTGGTATTATTACTGAACGATAAATTAAGATTCTCGCTTCAAATAATAACTTGCAAAAAATCAGTTAAAACGATAAAATTGCGGTGATTCTTTTGATAATTAAAATAGGGAGAGGTGAAAAATGAGTAAATATGTATATTATTTTGGTGGTAGCAAAGCTGATGGTTCAGCAGGTATGAAGGAGCTTCTTGGGGGTAAAGGAGCTAACCTTGCTGAAATGACTAATATTGGTATACCGGTACCTGCTGGATTTACAATAACGACTGAAGTTTGTACCTATTTTTACAAAAATAACAGGTCTTATCCGGAAGGTTTGAAGGAACAGGTTATGGAAGCCCTTGCAAAAGTTGAAAAGGAAATGGGCAAAAAATATGGTGATGAAGATAATCCGCTTCTTGTATCTGTTCGTTCTGGTGCAAGACAGTCGATGCCCGGAATGATGGAGACGGTTTTAAACGTTGGACTTACAAGCAAAACAATCAATGGATTGATAAAACAAACAGGAGATGAGAGATTTGCCTATGATGCTTACAGAAGACTGATAATGATGTATTCAGATGTAGTAATGGAAAAAGCAGTAGGAGTAGAGCCAGAAGAAGGAAAAGCTATCAGGGTACAGCTGGAAAACGAAATGGATAAGATGAAAGAAGAAAAAGGTGTGAAACAGGATGTTGAACTTACAGCTGAAGATTTGAAGAAGCTCTGTGATATTTTCAAGAAAAAGGTAAAAGAAGTGCTTGGTAAGGAATTCCCGGATGATCCATATGATCAACTTTGGGGTGCAATTGATGCGGTATTTTTAAGCTGGAATGGGAAAAGAGCTGTATCGTATAGAAAAATTGAAGGAATACCTGACGATTGGGGTACAGCGGTTAATGTTCAGTCAATGGTATTTGGTAATATGGGTGATGATAGTGCAACAGGTGTCGCTTTTACAAGAAATCCTGCTACCGGGGAAAATAAATTTTACGGAGAGTGGTTGCCGAATGCTCAGGGAGAAGATGTCGTAGCTGGTATAAGAACACCATATCCATTGAATGAAGATTCCAAGAATCCCGAAAATAAAGATTTTCCTACACTTGAGGAAGCTATGCC is part of the Candidatus Neomarinimicrobiota bacterium genome and encodes:
- a CDS encoding KamA family radical SAM protein, with protein sequence MGKQNKNLNKIIFDKQNLKHAKQYNITPHLFNDLTREDLNNLYRSNPWITEIFRSSTTVNIARERLFQFLNRRERFLLLPECDLSPLEVDIALSCIRTLKNIISPLYEEISDFSALNVLYDIFDGKIDSNVKAGFIHEFIHLFKGISGKSGVYNTELNSKTNFDDMTPREVSLLRSKELDKFSETIKNYISIYKSGLEEELIKLRVKSKEKILKYFKATEEDWLDYRWHLKNVITKLDTLEDLIKLDSDERIAIKLANKYNIPFGITPYYLSLMDLNGRTEHDYSIRSQVIPTLGVVKRLSERWNERFSAFDFMKEAYTSPIDLITRRYPQIVILKPVSTCSQICTYCQRNWEINSVFDKNAIASKVKIREAICWIKENECIEEVLITGGDPFILSDNRLEELLSQLSKIDHIKRIRIGTRMIVTLPYRITDNLVRILDKYHIFGRREIAIVSHFEHVSEVTPDVVKAVKKIRKAGISIYNQEVFTFANSRRFESVALRKLLKICGIDPYYIFNTKGKEETKDYMVPIARLLQERKEEARLVPGLDRTDEPVFNVPGLGKNYLKSFQDHKVVMILSDGSRVYEFHPWEKNIKNTDVYYYKDVPIFDYLMRLKHLRNEDIEAYKTIWYYY